The following are encoded together in the Emcibacter sp. SYSU 3D8 genome:
- a CDS encoding xanthine dehydrogenase family protein molybdopterin-binding subunit, which produces MNAITTTRRGMLALCVGAGTGLVLGFRVLEAAAKDAVAASAAAEFNPFVRIDGAGTVTVIVKHLDKGQGSATGLASLVAEELNARPEQVVVEFAPSDSRYKNLLFGMQGTGGSSSMANSFDQYREAGAAARQMLAEAAAAAWKVPAGEVTIEAGELRHASGKRAGLGAFAEAAGKLPVPPTVTLKKPEDWIYIGKSFPRVDAKSKSEGSVNLFAMDLHLDGMLVAVTARPPKWGATLRKVDSSAAKEAPGVVGVLEVPQGVVVLASTTWQAIKGRELLKLDWDESAAETRSSDAIFTEYRALADTPGVRVRDTGDAAKGLKDAARVVEATYEFPYLAHAPMEPINVTVLYDGTSAKFWSGSQFQAVDHMVAAKTLGLPAEKIAIVTMWAGGSFGRRAIHNAHYFAEAATIAKAWGKPQPIKLVYTREDDIRGGYYRPAFVHKARVGLDAKGNILGWEHRIVGQSILKGTAFEAMGMKNGIDDTSIEGISDMAYANAGMQVDLHTTDVKVPVLWWRSVGHTHTAYVMETMIDELATAAGIDPVAYRLRLMKGEPRKVAVLKLAAEKAGWAKPAPEGRFRGVAVHHSFGTYVAEIAEVSVNNGKIKVEKVVCAVDCGVPVNPDNIAAQMEGGIGFGLGAILHDAITLKDGAVEQGNFDGYKSLRITEMPAIEVHVVPSTEKPSGVGEPGVPPIGPAVANAVFKATGKRVRELPFARSDLV; this is translated from the coding sequence ATGAACGCGATCACCACCACACGGCGCGGCATGCTGGCGCTGTGCGTCGGCGCGGGCACCGGCCTTGTCCTGGGCTTTCGCGTTCTTGAAGCCGCGGCGAAGGATGCCGTCGCAGCCAGCGCTGCCGCAGAGTTCAATCCGTTCGTGCGCATCGACGGCGCCGGCACGGTGACCGTCATCGTCAAGCATCTCGACAAGGGCCAGGGATCGGCCACCGGACTCGCCTCGCTGGTGGCCGAGGAACTGAACGCCCGGCCCGAGCAGGTTGTGGTCGAGTTCGCCCCCTCGGATTCCCGCTACAAGAATCTGCTGTTCGGCATGCAGGGCACCGGCGGCTCCAGTTCCATGGCCAATTCCTTCGACCAGTACCGCGAGGCGGGCGCCGCCGCGCGGCAGATGCTGGCCGAGGCCGCCGCCGCCGCCTGGAAGGTGCCGGCTGGCGAGGTGACGATCGAGGCGGGTGAACTGCGCCATGCGTCCGGCAAGCGCGCCGGGCTTGGTGCGTTCGCCGAAGCGGCTGGCAAGCTGCCGGTGCCGCCGACGGTCACGCTCAAGAAACCCGAGGACTGGATCTATATCGGCAAGTCGTTCCCCCGTGTCGACGCCAAGTCCAAGTCGGAAGGGTCGGTGAATCTGTTCGCCATGGACCTGCACCTGGACGGCATGCTGGTCGCCGTCACCGCACGGCCGCCAAAATGGGGCGCCACCCTGCGCAAGGTCGATTCGTCCGCGGCCAAGGAAGCACCCGGCGTGGTCGGTGTGCTCGAGGTGCCGCAGGGCGTCGTGGTGCTGGCCAGCACCACCTGGCAGGCGATCAAGGGGCGGGAGCTGCTTAAGCTCGACTGGGATGAAAGCGCTGCAGAAACGCGCTCGAGCGACGCAATCTTCACGGAATATCGGGCGCTTGCCGACACGCCGGGCGTCCGCGTCCGCGACACGGGCGACGCCGCCAAGGGGCTGAAGGATGCCGCCAGGGTCGTGGAGGCAACCTACGAGTTTCCCTATCTGGCCCATGCGCCCATGGAGCCCATCAACGTGACCGTGCTGTATGACGGCACATCGGCCAAATTCTGGTCCGGGTCGCAGTTCCAGGCGGTGGACCACATGGTGGCGGCCAAGACGCTGGGCCTGCCGGCTGAAAAGATTGCCATCGTGACCATGTGGGCCGGCGGCTCGTTCGGCCGCCGGGCGATCCACAACGCTCACTATTTCGCGGAGGCGGCGACCATCGCCAAGGCTTGGGGCAAGCCCCAGCCGATCAAGCTGGTCTACACCCGCGAGGACGACATCAGGGGCGGATATTACCGCCCCGCCTTCGTGCACAAGGCGCGCGTCGGCCTCGATGCCAAGGGCAACATCCTGGGCTGGGAGCACAGGATCGTCGGTCAGTCGATCCTGAAGGGCACGGCGTTCGAAGCCATGGGCATGAAGAACGGCATCGACGACACCTCCATCGAGGGCATCTCCGACATGGCCTATGCCAATGCCGGCATGCAGGTGGACCTGCATACCACCGACGTGAAGGTGCCGGTGCTGTGGTGGCGCTCGGTCGGCCACACCCACACCGCCTATGTGATGGAGACCATGATCGACGAACTGGCGACGGCAGCCGGGATCGATCCGGTCGCGTACCGGCTGCGGCTGATGAAGGGCGAGCCGCGCAAGGTCGCCGTGCTCAAGCTGGCGGCCGAAAAGGCCGGCTGGGCGAAGCCTGCGCCGGAGGGCCGCTTCCGGGGTGTCGCCGTGCACCATTCCTTCGGCACCTATGTGGCCGAGATCGCTGAAGTCAGCGTCAACAACGGCAAGATCAAGGTCGAGAAAGTGGTCTGCGCCGTCGATTGCGGCGTGCCGGTCAATCCCGACAACATCGCCGCCCAGATGGAAGGCGGCATCGGCTTTGGATTGGGCGCCATCCTGCATGACGCGATCACGCTCAAGGACGGCGCCGTCGAACAGGGCAATTTCGACGGCTACAAGTCGCTGCGCATCACCGAGATGCCGGCCATCGAGGTCCATGTGGTGCCATCGACCGAGAAGCCCTCAGGCGTGGGCGAGCCCGGCGTGCCGCCCATCGGCCCCGCCGTCGCCAACGCGGTGTTCAAGGCCACCGGCAAGCGGGTGCGCGAGTTGCCCTTCGCCCGGTCGGACCTGGTCTGA
- a CDS encoding aldo/keto reductase, producing the protein MKLRPLGRTGVRVPPLCLGTMTFGMQCDEATSFAIMDKAYESGIDFFDTADGYPLGGGAERAGRTEEIIGRWMKERGVRDRIFLATKCRAPMGPTVNDSGLSRFNIQRAVENSLRRLQTDVIDLYQAHSLDQFTPADETLRAFDDLVRSGKVRYIGCSNYPAWRLAEALHTSERLGLEAYRTLQPRYNMLFREIETEVLPLCRDKELGVIVYNPIAGGMLSGRYRRGQEVDPGTRFDLPVAGQTYQQRYWHDRHLEAVEGLTESARDAGHEMASIAVAWVLCQPGITSAIIGASRPEHLDATRKGADLNLGDELAAACDAVWWKLPRVPVHEGYR; encoded by the coding sequence ATGAAATTGCGTCCGCTGGGACGGACAGGTGTTCGCGTGCCGCCGCTGTGCCTGGGCACCATGACATTCGGCATGCAATGCGACGAGGCAACCTCGTTCGCCATCATGGACAAGGCATACGAATCCGGCATCGACTTCTTCGACACCGCCGACGGCTATCCGCTGGGCGGCGGCGCGGAGCGCGCCGGCCGCACCGAGGAGATCATCGGGCGGTGGATGAAGGAGCGCGGCGTGCGCGACCGCATCTTCCTCGCCACCAAGTGCCGTGCGCCCATGGGACCGACCGTCAACGATTCCGGCCTGTCGCGTTTCAATATCCAGCGGGCGGTCGAGAACAGCCTGCGCCGGCTGCAGACCGATGTGATCGACCTGTACCAGGCCCATTCGCTGGACCAGTTCACGCCCGCCGACGAGACCCTGCGCGCGTTCGACGATCTGGTGCGCAGCGGCAAGGTCCGCTACATCGGCTGCTCCAACTATCCGGCGTGGCGGCTGGCCGAGGCGCTGCACACCAGCGAGCGCCTGGGGCTCGAGGCCTACCGGACGCTGCAGCCGCGGTACAACATGCTGTTTCGCGAGATCGAGACCGAGGTGCTGCCGTTGTGCCGCGACAAGGAACTGGGCGTCATCGTCTACAATCCCATCGCCGGCGGCATGCTGTCGGGCCGCTACCGGCGCGGCCAGGAGGTTGATCCCGGCACCCGCTTCGATTTGCCCGTCGCCGGCCAGACCTATCAGCAGCGGTACTGGCACGACAGGCATCTCGAGGCGGTCGAGGGTCTGACCGAATCCGCCCGCGACGCCGGGCACGAGATGGCGTCGATCGCCGTGGCCTGGGTGCTGTGCCAGCCGGGCATCACCTCGGCGATCATCGGCGCCAGCCGGCCCGAGCATCTTGACGCGACCCGCAAGGGCGCCGACCTGAACCTGGGCGACGAACTCGCCGCCGCCTGCGACGCGGTGTGGTGGAAGCTGCCGCGCGTTCCCGTGCATGAAGGATACAGATGA
- a CDS encoding SDR family oxidoreductase — protein MTIDPKSWIDLSGKVAHVTGGAMGIGQGIARALAAAGARVAVSDVDGDGARRTAEEIGGHAITLDVSDRAAFEAALDETGARLGGLDILVNNAGVYTGFGGPVRGITDEMWRTLWSINVDGVFYGCRAAARMMIDQGRGGRIINLASTQSISPGVGVTYDGSKGAVLQITRALALELAPHKINVNALAPGPTWTRSPDAPPITGHAPEPTGDPLADTVASRIARLPLGHWADPMELGKAAVFLSGPMSDFVTGIYLPVDGGWLVL, from the coding sequence ATGACCATCGACCCGAAAAGCTGGATCGACCTCTCGGGCAAGGTCGCCCATGTGACCGGCGGCGCCATGGGCATCGGCCAGGGCATCGCCCGGGCGCTTGCCGCCGCTGGCGCCAGGGTCGCCGTGAGTGACGTGGACGGCGACGGCGCGCGGCGCACGGCCGAGGAGATCGGCGGCCATGCCATCACCCTCGACGTCAGCGACCGCGCCGCGTTCGAGGCGGCGCTCGACGAGACGGGCGCCAGGCTGGGCGGGCTCGACATCCTGGTCAACAACGCCGGCGTCTATACCGGCTTCGGCGGCCCGGTGCGCGGCATCACCGACGAGATGTGGCGCACCCTGTGGTCGATCAACGTCGACGGCGTGTTCTACGGTTGCCGGGCCGCGGCGCGGATGATGATCGACCAGGGCAGGGGCGGGCGGATCATCAACCTGGCCTCGACCCAGTCGATCTCGCCCGGCGTCGGCGTCACCTATGACGGATCGAAGGGCGCGGTGCTGCAGATCACCCGCGCGCTGGCGCTGGAGCTGGCGCCGCACAAGATCAACGTCAACGCGCTGGCGCCCGGGCCGACCTGGACGCGGTCGCCCGACGCGCCGCCGATCACCGGCCATGCGCCGGAGCCGACCGGCGATCCGCTGGCCGACACGGTGGCGAGCCGCATCGCGCGCCTGCCGCTGGGCCATTGGGCCGATCCCATGGAACTGGGCAAGGCGGCGGTGTTCCTGTCGGGCCCGATGAGCGATTTCGTCACCGGCATCTACCTGCCGGTCGACGGCGGCTGGCTGGTGCTGTAG